In the genome of Fervidobacterium nodosum Rt17-B1, the window CCTGCTGCGATAACAGGGATACTTACGCTTCTGCATACTGCGTTAACAAGGACAAGTGTTGTTACCTCACCTATGTGCCCTCCAGATTCCATACCTTCGGCTATGACCGCATCTGCTCCTATTCGCTCCATCATCTTCGCCATATTGTCTGAAGCAACTACCGGTATCACTTTCGTACCGATTTCTTTTAACTTAGCAATGTATTTTGAAGGATTACCCGCACCGAACGTTACAACTGGTACGCGTTCTTGAATTACTAAATCCACAAGCTCATCCGCATAAGGGGACACTAGTATTATATTTACACCGAACGGCTTATCTGTGAGTTGTCGAATTTCATCAATCGCCTTTTTCAAATGCTCGCCCTTCATCGCACCAGAACCGATGATGCCAAGTCCACCCGCGTTTGAGACGGCTGCGGCAAGTTTGGGTGTGCCTGCCCAAGACATTCCTCCCATTATTATCGGGTACTTTATACCTAAAAGCTCACAAACTCTGTTTTTCATTTTTCTTCACCCTCTTTTGAACCAACCATCAATTTAGCTTTTGCAACTAATTGATTATCAACGTACGCTTTAGCGTCGATTATCGCTATTGGGCCTTTCTTTTCGATAAGTTTTATGTTATAAATAAGTTCGCATTCCGGTCTTACCTCTTTCTTAAACCTTGCTTCATCGATACCTAAAAACAATGGAACAACTTTTCCTGTGTTGGTTCTTAATAACATTATTCCAGAAGCTTGAGCTAAACCTTCGATTATGTAAACGCCAGGGTATATAGGGTAATCTGGAAAATGACCTTTTAAAACCGGCTCGTCTTTTTTTACGTATTTTTTAGCTACAACATAATCTTCACCTATTTCCAAAACTTCATCGACAAGAAGAATAGGTTCTCTGTGTGGTAAGATTTTCATTATCTCTTCTTTATTCATATTTT includes:
- the fabZ gene encoding 3-hydroxyacyl-ACP dehydratase FabZ encodes the protein MNKEEIMKILPHREPILLVDEVLEIGEDYVVAKKYVKKDEPVLKGHFPDYPIYPGVYIIEGLAQASGIMLLRTNTGKVVPLFLGIDEARFKKEVRPECELIYNIKLIEKKGPIAIIDAKAYVDNQLVAKAKLMVGSKEGEEK
- the fabK gene encoding enoyl-[acyl-carrier-protein] reductase FabK is translated as MKNRVCELLGIKYPIIMGGMSWAGTPKLAAAVSNAGGLGIIGSGAMKGEHLKKAIDEIRQLTDKPFGVNIILVSPYADELVDLVIQERVPVVTFGAGNPSKYIAKLKEIGTKVIPVVASDNMAKMMERIGADAVIAEGMESGGHIGEVTTLVLVNAVCRSVSIPVIAAGGIADGKAMAAMFALGAEGIQMGTRFIATYEADTHENFKKLIVKSGIRDTVVTGATLGHPARVIETRFAKKVRELEVENLQEAEEVLVGSLRKAVVDGNIDEGSFMAGQCVGLINEIKHVDEVIQDIMREFTQTLEKLNNVRMEIYNDLELTYSK